TGATTGGGCAGTAAGGGAAGTGTCATCGGCGAAGATGGTGACTGTGACGTCTGTAACGTTCAGATCGGATGGGCTAGAGTAAGAGAATTTAGATTTGATGAAAGAAGGTGAAATCGTGGTGATTGCTGCCATAGATGAGAGCCAGCCacaatctccttcatctgttTAGAAGATTGTCAGCAAGATGACCCATTTGAGtattgatgatgaagcgTATGATGGAGGCTCACGTTGTCCAATATCATCCCTACTCGGCATCCCGCTCGCCCCAAAAAGAGGCGCACCGTCACGCTTCGAGATGGGTCGAGGCGGGGACAGTGTAGGTCTTGCATGCGTCCATGTCAAATCTGCTCATAGTCAATAATCATCCCACTGACCTGATAGTTTTTGAAAAATAGCATTCAAATAGAAAAAGTGTGGAGAACGTACCAACAGAGAATAGAAGGGTGATAAAGAACGTATTGATCATCTCGACAAGGTGTGCTATATGGCCAGGATGTCCCTCGTCCGCCAGGTAGATTTTGATAGGGTATGACTGAAGGAGATTTAATTCTTGAGTTGAAAAACATAGGCTGCCCAAAAGATTGTTGAGGGATGATTCATATACCAGCTCCCAGCCTATGCTCCAGTTTGAGTTATCTACGCTGATCCGGTTGCTTGCTTTGTCCATGACCAAATCCCCATTCCCCTGTTACCAGCGGTCAGTACTGGGACGGAACCTCAAAGGAAGCCATTCGTTGGTTGGATTATTGGACATTTTGCAAAGATTCTGGAAATCAATTCCTTTGAGACTTGTAATTATCCCCTTGGTAAACTCATCTAATCGGAGGTGCAAGGGGAGTTGAAAAGCTTTTTTCATGCTCCTTTCATACATGCTTAATTTCGTGCAGGTAGATTGGTCTGTTGTGGTGGTCGGTGAGCGCGATGGTATTCTACAGAAAACATAGGACATGTAAGCTTTTTAATAATCAGTCTTCAACTTTGATATAATCCACAATTTTCCTTCATAATCGTGCTTGACGAAGAATTCAACAGACGACAACAAAGTCATCTGTAATACTTTTGGCTTGAAAGAGGGTTTTACCCATTGTCTGTCCATCAGCTATCGTGCATTAATGAATACGCGATAGtccaccatcatcaaagGCCAAGTGCAAGGATCTGGTGATGTTCACTTTGTGGGTTGCCAATCTTCAGTCGTCAGGTCGTCGCCAGGTCGGGACCCTATCTGGTTTCAGCTCTGCATAATATACCTACAAAAATCACGCAATAGTAAACTTTTTTTTAAGTGAGTGTCCAATAAACGGCAGTTCACTCAAACTTTTTCAACCAACTCAACACATCTTCACAAAGCACCGTCTGGGCCTCCTTTTCGCTTACATCGTGCGATGCTCCTTTAATAATACGCCATTCCAGTTTGCCGTTGGCGACATCTGCCCACTTGGGGAGCAAGTCTTCTGGACGGGAGACGATCCATTCGGCGTCTTTTTCAGAGAAGAGAGCTAACGCTGGGGCAGTGAGCGCACCaaaggaggtggagagggaGTGGACGTATGGCTGGGTGGGCTCGAGAGGGATGTCGGCGGAGAAGTAGTCATCGTCGCCACTACAGACTGTTTAGCTTTGCATATCTGATGTATAAAGAAGAGTTGGTAGAGGGTGACTGACCCAACACCCATCAGACTCCAGAGCCTGTATgccgtcatcttcatctcgaCCCCTCCAAACCCTGCCTTTTTGCAAAACTCATCCGGCATTATTTCAtgtccttttccctttttgaCCATATCTTCTGCCAGAGAGAGATAGTCGCAGTATGGCTTATCTTTGGCACAGACTTCTCTGTCAGAGATGGGCGCTTGCATGATCCCTCCGTCGACGTGGTAGGCCGGATCGTtgttgatggaagaggagagataGTGCATGACGTTTTGGGAGCCTGTCGAATGACCCATGATAATAACTGTGGATAAGCCTGTACCATGTCAGAGAGTGCAGCGGGTGCCTAAAGGAACAGCAAGTAGTTACCACCAGTTGTCTTCAAGTACTTGACCAAGGCCTGCATTTCCTCTCGATCCCGATCTAAGCTACCTGTGCCGTAGCCACCGTATGCTGAGCTCCAGTGAAATTGAATCCTTGGTCCGTTAGCTTTCTGCCTTTCCTCCTGGCCACTTACAGTTTCCACCCGGCTTTTCCTAGGGCATCGCTCAAGGGATAAGTGAAGGGCACTGCGCCAAGGCCGTTTGTGAGACCGCCAATGAAGACGACAGCGCGGGTAGCTGCGAGATCACCGGAGGTGAAGACTGGATAGAAGAAGGGTCCGCAGGGGATGGTGATGAGCTGGC
The nucleotide sequence above comes from Cryptococcus neoformans var. grubii H99 chromosome 1, complete sequence. Encoded proteins:
- a CDS encoding dolichol-phosphate mannosyltransferase gives rise to the protein MSLQGQLITIPCGPFFYPVFTSGDLAATRAVVFIGGLTNGLGAVPFTYPLSDALGKAGWKLIQFHWSSAYGGYGTGSLDRDREEMQALVKYLKTTGGLSTVIIMGHSTGSQNVMHYLSSSINNDPAYHVDGGIMQAPISDREVCAKDKPYCDYLSLAEDMVKKGKGHEIMPDEFCKKAGFGGVEMKMTAYRLWSLMGVGGDDDYFSADIPLEPTQPYVHSLSTSFGALTAPALALFSEKDAEWIVSRPEDLLPKWADVANGKLEWRIIKGASHDVSEKEAQTVLCEDVLSWLKKFE